The DNA region CTGCTCCCCGCCACCTGGTTCGCAACCTTTCAAACCAGGTCGGTCACTTTGTTTCAAATTTCCCCCGAACCAACCGGGTCCGGACCCGAACCTCCAGCCTCGCgctaatcatcaaaattaacGGCCCAGATGTGACCTCTTTTCCCGCACCCTTATATATCCCCGTTCCTATCCCAACCCTAAAACCCTACTTACTGTCCGTGCTATCATTTCCGTTACTCGTCTGAGCGTTTCGGTGCGATTTTTATATACTTTTTCAACTTTTCGGGTTCCGGATCGGGTTTGGAGATCATGGCCGATGAGAAGGAACACTCCGGATCGACGGTGGAGGATGAGCCATCCCTGTTGGAGAAGATGGGCGACAAGATCCACGGCGGTGATCACCATTCGTCCTCGTCCTCTTCTTCCGACTCGGATAACGagaaatcggagaagaagaCCGAGTCGGTGAAGGCCAAGGTTTTCCGGATTTTCGGCCGTGAGAGGCCGGTTCACCATGTGCTCGGCGGTGGAAAGCGTACGGACATCTATTATCTTTCTCTGAAGTTTTTACTTCCACTACTATTTGAAatgaatacatatatatattatttgcgAGTAgtgatttagggttttaggaAGTTTGGATTACTGGATTTGTGTCGGTTGTATGTTGATCTGGGATTTTAGATGCTTTTAAGCTGTGTTTGGATGCTTAGAAAATTTCTGAGCCGATCGGAGTTTTTCTTTTTGATTATCTATTGCTGTGCTTTATCGGATAAGTTGAGTAGTTCCGATCGGTGAAGTTGATCTACTAATTAGTTCATTAAGTTTTGGATTCTTCGATTCCTTTTTCAATATTGCATTAGActttggattttggattttggattttggattttgaCGTTGGTGAACTGTTGCAGCTGCTGATGTGTTCTTGTGGAGAAACAAGAAGGTTTCGGCTGGAGTTCTCAGCGGAGCCACCGTCATCTGGGTCCTCTTCGAGTTGCTTCAGTACCACCTGCTTACACTTGTTGGCCACATTCTGATTGGTGCCCTTGCAATCTTGTTCCTCTGGTCCAATGCCCATGCTTTTATCCACAAGTAAGGCGCTCGGCCTTTTCGATTTCATTGTTTCATTGTCCGGATGCTTGTGTAGGATCTCAATGTAATATATGGTTATGTTTGGATCACTGCCTAATGGGTTAATAACTTTGCTTGTGTAGGACTCCTCCTCGTATCCCTGAAGTTCGCCTTCCTGAAGAACCATTCCTGCAGGTTGCATCTGAGCTGAGAGTTCAAATCAACTGTGCATTTGCACTGCTTCATGATATTGCATCTGGGAGAGACTTGAAGAAATTCCTCGCTGTAAGAATATTTGATCTTTATAACTCTTTAACACGTCTCCCAATCAGTATAATGTGACTTGATTTGTTGCTTTTATTCGTTCGAAACTCAGTAGCTTAATTTGCATACATTACCTGTCATGGATTAATAGCA from Malus domestica chromosome 01, GDT2T_hap1 includes:
- the LOC103407392 gene encoding reticulon-like protein B1, which gives rise to MADEKEHSGSTVEDEPSLLEKMGDKIHGGDHHSSSSSSSDSDNEKSEKKTESVKAKVFRIFGRERPVHHVLGGGKPADVFLWRNKKVSAGVLSGATVIWVLFELLQYHLLTLVGHILIGALAILFLWSNAHAFIHKTPPRIPEVRLPEEPFLQVASELRVQINCAFALLHDIASGRDLKKFLAVIAGLWVLSVVGKWCNFLTLFYICFVVLHTVPVIYEKYEDKIDPLAERATIEFKKQYAVFDAKVLSKIPHGLKNKRS